One window of Nymphaea colorata isolate Beijing-Zhang1983 chromosome 11, ASM883128v2, whole genome shotgun sequence genomic DNA carries:
- the LOC116265038 gene encoding 60S ribosomal protein L13-1-like, which translates to MVKHNNVVPNGHFKKHWQNYVRTWFNQPARKARRRIARQKKAVRIFPRPTSGHLRPVVHCQTLKYNMKLRAGRGFSLEELKAAGISKKLAPTIGIAVDHRRRNRSLEGLQANVQRLKTYKAKLVIFPRRARHSKAGDSTPEELATATQSQGDYMPIEREKPAIDFVKVTDEMKSFKAYNKLRLERMNKRHAGARLKKAAEAEKDEKK; encoded by the exons ATGGTTAAGCATAACAATGTTGTGCCCAATGGGCATTTTAAGAAACACTGGCAAAATTATGTAAGGACATGGTTCAACCAACCAGCTCGGAAAGCAAGACGCCGTATTG CTCGGCAAAAAAAAGCTGTAAGAATATTTCCTAGGCCAACTTCTGGACATCTCCGTCCCGTTGTTCATTGTCAAACATTGAAGTATAATATGAAGCTCAGGGCTGGAAGGGGATTCTCTCTCGAAGAGCTCAAG GCAGCTGGCATCTCAAAGAAACTGGCCCCTACAATTGGCATTGCTGTGGATCATCGCCGCAGGAACCGTTCTTTGGAGGGTCTCCAGGCGAATGTCCAGAGGCTGAAAACCTACAAGGCCAAGTTGGTCATCTTCCCAAGGCGTGCCCGTCATTCTAAG GCTGGTGATTCAACGCCGGAAGAACTGGCGACTGCAACACAATCCCAGGGTGACTACATGCCCATTGAGAGGGAGAAGCCGGCAATTGATTTTGTCAAGGTCACTGATGAAATGAAGTCATTCAAGGCTTACAACAAGCTTCGTCTGGAGCGGATGAACAAACGCCATGCTGGTGCAAGGTTGAAGAAGGCTGCTGAAGCGgaaaaagatgagaagaaataa
- the LOC116263668 gene encoding uncharacterized protein LOC116263668 — translation MGIRHMSPENMFSGGKTGLALNTSTDSKAKAAIPLRKQPSVADHTATAEKLESWKSPPTPAEEEWGPLSRVFRFARYPHWGVSELQIVRPKADLKSLSHETHKANKHWISSLSEIKDLSKSLGPLAACLCPCSLTAAASHASLSREQAAKSQEEHDLELGPLLPYAHLQSKLRRFDCVRTHFLEHRTWASLVCWTSDCSKLTPISMHFDFRMTSYLIHHHSFPHSQSRAPKYRSLGKKYATQYQTWESLWLFVGFTYSCILRLYSGRRNLNLGRLTCMLRTGRLSMTIGHQLFEMCLGKLLPVPLLWYQGI, via the exons ATGGGCATCCGCCACATGTCGCCGGAGAATATGTTTTCCGGCGGGAAGACCGGGCTTGCTCTAAATACATCGACAGATTCTAAAGCGAAAGCTGCCATACCTCTCCGGAAACAACCTTCGGTAGCCGACCACACTGCAACCGCAGAGAAACTCGAGAGCTGGAAATCACCTCCTACCCCGGCTGAAGAAGAATGGGGGCCGCTATCTAGGGTTTTTAGATTTGCACGCTACCC CCATTGGGGTGTTTCAGAGCTCCAAATTGTAAGACCCAAGGCTGATCTGAAATCCCTTTCACATGAGACCCATAAAGCCAATAAACATTGGATTTCATCATTAAGTGAAATAAAGGATTTGAGCAAATCTTTGGGCCCGTTAGCTGCATGCCTTTGCCCTTGTTCACTGACTGCAGCAGCATCACACGCTTCTCTTAGCAGAGAACAGGCAGCTAA GAGTCAGGAGGaacatgatttggaattgggGCCTCTTCTGCCATACGCACACCTGCAGTCAAAATTGAGAAGGTTTGATTGCGTAA GGACTCACTTTCTGGAGCATAGGACATGGGCTTCTTTAGTTTGTTGGACTAGTGACTGCAGCAAGTTGACACCCATTAGCATGCACTTCGATTTCAGAATGACATCATATTTGATACACCATCACTCTTTTCCACATAGTCAATCCCGTGCTCCTAAAT ACAGGTCACTTGGAAAAAAGTATGCAACTCAGTACCAAACGTGGGAATCTCTTTGGTTGTTTGTTGGGTTTACATATTCGTGCATCCTGAGGCTCTATTCAGGTCGGAGGAACCTGAATCTTGGAAG GTTGACATGTATGCTAAGAACAGGGAGATTGAGTATGACCATCGGCCATCAGTTGTTTGAGATGTGCCTGGGGAAATTGTTGCCTGTTCCACTACTATGGTATCAGGGTATATGA